The region GCGCGTCCTCGCCGGACGTCGGCGTCTCCTGCCGACCGGACGTCAGCTCCCGACCGCGGGTCTCGGGCAGGAAGAAGGCGACGATGAGCCGCCGCGGCGATGTGCGGGTACTGGGGGCTGTTCACCTGGATCCCGAACTACCTCGCCTCGCCGGTGTCGGAGGGTGATCGAGGCCTGGGCGTCCTGTCCTCGACGACCTGGATCGTGATCCTGCAGGCCGGTGCCGCGGTCGGGTTCGGCAGCCCCAGTTCCCCTACAACAGCGCCGCCCAGGGCAAGGTCGCGCTCGCCTTCGCCACGGATCGGCAACGAGCCGTGTGGACCCGGTTGATCAGCGAGAAGCGGACGTCCGAGACCGTGCTGGACCACACCGTCCTGTGGGAGCAGGTGGCCGCTGTGCGCAAGCGGGGCTGGTCATCGGCACCGGAGGAGACCTTCCGCGGCGTCAACGCGGTCGCGGCCCCGGTGTTCGGCACCGGGGGCGAGGTGGCCTACACCCTCGCTCTCGTCGGCTCCATCCACTTCC is a window of Pseudonocardia sp. T1-2H DNA encoding:
- a CDS encoding IclR family transcriptional regulator domain-containing protein codes for the protein MDRDPAGRCRGRVRQPQFPYNSAAQGKVALAFATDRQRAVWTRLISEKRTSETVLDHTVLWEQVAAVRKRGWSSAPEETFRGVNAVAAPVFGTGGEVAYTLALVGSIHFLPDPPPPEQVDALVRTAVGSRASSAIRGGTEPASRSSRSTSTPRSSTARGRHATCPATGAEPRRSTPTDSATGR